A window of the Streptomyces luomodiensis genome harbors these coding sequences:
- a CDS encoding ATP-binding protein, with translation MSGHAVVGREDTVREIVNGAAGAAGAADDAGRGPAVLTVLAGPAGTGRTAVLGEVACEAARRGQTTLTLSLSRHGRTVPLHAAARLAAALTRLPVAVRRQAPARRGPDREAPAGSTGIEQVTAELARLLLARPGLLLLVDDAQWLDASSRQVLEQLVHRLNRSTAHWVCAVRSPVAAHLPPALRRLVAEGAARVVTLPPLPRQVADRLAADLLQARPDRALANRLRRDSRGVPAALHAAIDGYAAAGALKVADGRAHLLGHAGPAPLPPGHPLLARFRLLPEPVWTVAKAAAVLHPLHELLPRLAAVALGLDAGETVRALETLVEEGILRTAGRGWRFAVPYWAEALAGALGPYERRELARAAVTALWSGEAGPVSDDYRAEQLMRCRPLGEPGRIGGELLALGTAAMLRTPGPAARWLAAAVESAAGARQRAVALAEHANAGCLAADHAAAAHSADQLLRLRAGQLPPGAALDAQLVRVTALWGLRDVAAVRRIAAGEQQAGHDAASRAVGRAIALCLLGRWDEAYRRLAGARGSWAGDAAAAAVGELLLSCAGAVTGRPGRLRQLLEAPGAEWAARCPELWARVRVGTLLVCQETEGSERVLAAARLSAERLSGVDRGLLAWQRGRWDEALYHARTGTGSEAASGALQHAVAQILLGRGRPAAARAALDAARAEPATSGHLLDAMDAEIAWTLGDPERAEAHVADGLAHAAEDAVVTGTADLWLIRVWLAVSRGDPAGAREGLAGVERAAALLGTVHGELTALLARVAVHRDPVVADRAVALARTLGQPRALARTLSVVAATGCGATSLLSEAYELYGGLDALLYRYRLRRLMREHDVPVPHRAAAVSENERLLATLIAEGSTNRQLATVLQTSEKSVEGVLTRLFARTGYRSRVDVATAILTGEYPAGAGR, from the coding sequence GTGAGCGGCCACGCGGTCGTCGGCCGCGAGGACACGGTCCGGGAGATCGTGAACGGCGCTGCCGGTGCTGCCGGTGCCGCGGACGACGCGGGCCGCGGCCCGGCCGTCCTGACGGTGCTGGCGGGGCCGGCCGGGACGGGACGCACCGCGGTGCTGGGGGAAGTGGCGTGCGAGGCGGCCAGGCGCGGGCAGACGACACTGACGCTCTCGCTGTCCCGGCACGGCCGCACGGTGCCGCTGCACGCGGCCGCCCGCCTGGCCGCCGCCCTCACCCGGCTGCCGGTCGCGGTCCGGCGGCAGGCTCCGGCGCGCCGCGGCCCGGACCGCGAGGCACCGGCGGGGTCCACCGGCATCGAGCAGGTCACCGCGGAACTCGCCCGGCTGCTGCTGGCCCGCCCCGGCCTCCTCCTCCTCGTCGACGACGCGCAGTGGCTGGACGCCTCCTCGCGTCAGGTGCTGGAACAGCTGGTGCACCGGCTGAACCGGTCGACGGCGCATTGGGTGTGCGCCGTACGCTCCCCCGTTGCGGCACACCTCCCGCCCGCGCTGCGGCGGCTGGTGGCCGAGGGGGCGGCCCGCGTGGTGACGCTGCCGCCGCTGCCCCGGCAGGTGGCCGACCGGCTCGCCGCCGACCTCCTCCAGGCGCGTCCCGACCGCGCGCTCGCCAACCGGCTGCGCCGGGACAGCCGAGGCGTCCCGGCGGCGCTCCACGCGGCCATCGACGGCTACGCGGCCGCCGGGGCGCTGAAGGTGGCCGACGGCCGCGCCCATCTGCTCGGGCACGCCGGACCCGCCCCGCTGCCGCCCGGCCACCCGCTGCTCGCGCGCTTCCGGCTGCTGCCCGAACCGGTGTGGACCGTCGCGAAGGCGGCCGCCGTACTGCACCCCCTGCACGAGCTGCTGCCCCGGCTGGCGGCGGTCGCCCTCGGCCTTGACGCCGGGGAGACCGTACGGGCGCTGGAGACGCTGGTGGAGGAGGGCATCCTGCGGACGGCCGGGCGAGGGTGGCGGTTCGCGGTGCCGTACTGGGCCGAGGCGCTGGCCGGTGCTCTCGGCCCGTACGAGCGCCGCGAGCTGGCCCGGGCCGCCGTCACGGCGCTGTGGTCGGGCGAGGCGGGGCCCGTCAGCGACGACTACCGGGCCGAGCAGCTGATGCGTTGCCGGCCGCTCGGCGAACCCGGGCGGATCGGCGGCGAACTGCTCGCCCTGGGGACGGCCGCGATGCTGCGCACCCCCGGGCCCGCCGCCCGGTGGCTGGCCGCGGCCGTCGAGTCCGCGGCCGGCGCCCGGCAGCGCGCCGTCGCCCTGGCGGAACACGCCAACGCCGGCTGCCTGGCCGCGGATCACGCGGCCGCCGCGCACAGCGCGGACCAGCTGCTGCGGCTGCGGGCCGGCCAATTGCCGCCGGGCGCCGCCCTGGACGCCCAGCTGGTGCGGGTGACGGCCCTGTGGGGGCTGCGGGACGTCGCGGCGGTACGGCGCATCGCCGCGGGCGAGCAGCAGGCGGGGCACGACGCGGCGTCCCGGGCCGTCGGCCGGGCGATCGCACTGTGCCTGCTCGGCCGCTGGGACGAGGCGTACCGGCGGCTGGCCGGCGCCCGGGGCTCCTGGGCGGGCGACGCCGCCGCGGCGGCCGTCGGCGAGCTGCTGCTCTCCTGCGCCGGGGCGGTCACCGGCCGCCCCGGCCGGTTGCGGCAGCTGCTGGAGGCGCCCGGCGCGGAGTGGGCAGCCCGCTGCCCGGAGCTCTGGGCACGGGTGCGGGTGGGGACCCTGCTGGTGTGTCAGGAGACCGAGGGTTCCGAACGGGTGCTGGCCGCCGCGCGACTGTCGGCCGAGCGGCTGTCCGGCGTGGACCGGGGCCTGCTCGCCTGGCAGCGCGGGCGCTGGGACGAGGCGCTGTACCACGCGCGGACGGGTACCGGTTCCGAGGCCGCCTCGGGCGCTCTCCAGCACGCGGTGGCCCAGATCCTGCTCGGCCGCGGGCGCCCGGCCGCCGCGCGGGCCGCGCTGGACGCCGCCCGCGCCGAACCGGCCACGTCGGGCCACCTGCTGGACGCCATGGACGCCGAGATCGCCTGGACCCTCGGCGACCCGGAACGGGCGGAGGCCCACGTCGCCGACGGACTGGCCCACGCGGCCGAGGACGCGGTCGTCACCGGCACCGCCGACCTGTGGCTCATACGCGTCTGGCTGGCCGTCAGCCGCGGCGACCCGGCGGGAGCCCGGGAGGGGCTGGCCGGCGTCGAGCGGGCGGCCGCTCTTCTCGGGACCGTGCACGGCGAGTTGACCGCGCTGCTGGCCCGGGTCGCCGTCCACCGCGATCCGGTCGTGGCCGACCGGGCCGTGGCACTGGCGCGGACGCTGGGTCAGCCGCGCGCCCTGGCCAGGACGCTGTCGGTGGTGGCCGCCACCGGATGCGGCGCCACGTCGCTGCTGAGCGAGGCCTATGAGCTGTACGGCGGTCTCGACGCGCTGCTGTACCGCTACCGCCTGCGCCGGCTGATGCGCGAGCACGACGTGCCGGTGCCCCACCGCGCCGCGGCGGTGTCGGAGAACGAGCGGCTGCTGGCCACCCTGATCGCCGAGGGCTCGACCAACCGCCAGCTGGCCACCGTGCTCCAGACCAGCGAGAAGAGCGTCGAGGGCGTACTGACCCGGCTCTTCGCCAGGACCGGCTACCGCAGCCGGGTGGACGTGGCCACGGCGATCCTGACCGGCGAGTACCCGGCCGGTGCGGGCCGGTGA
- a CDS encoding helix-turn-helix transcriptional regulator encodes MGRGRLWGRQDERAALDRSLADAAGRGALVVLRGARGMGRTALLDAVADAWRAAGVQVLATRFGDTADPADPFGYQAVVRAVRDHVEQLDEPRLTDAIGGLVRLCAGRPWTRPERTVSLVLELAVMFDSISGPAPVALLVDDADAVAEPAAALDAARRPGCLVVAAVRDTASTGRGAAAMTQLVTLADLVIDLPPLTGNHLDRLVAERYPAPPDEALLPALCQALGPLAGNPGAVLATLADLEARGRLTPVHGRLCLGAPDRPIALASDGPAGPLEDLGEDAAAVAGLIALGPVGLDELPLLAAARGMRPADCGRLVDTLVDRGVLETDADGHLRHRSPALATLLRERADPAVAAALRRSLADALRRRFAAGLPVDPAALADRVADAGRALPRDLALGRLLTTLAARPDEDPARAAAWLRAAWWHAADARLRARLAGPLLRLLVRAGHYELLGETVGMILADHGVPSALRGELADAAMLAAVHTGEPVPAPTVRALATDGGEPPEPLAFAAAWSAGREPRRPEADATRVVRPLRTAGGPAPDPADVAEVFERTLGPRYTPPPGSVPGLYRRIVRGYARGDLTAALSAARRLEVTGTADTPAHRHGRLLAAEICRTRGDARQALSWLESVPADGVCPALRGWVECGVVALRHEARDPEHRAAFAAGWRVYERLGDGGTRHGVAGLLPRLARMAVSAGEHRHARELLADIEHRCAGDPDPLLAEARLLTRAVVAGDATAAEAGAELARRRAHQPALVTACLVAGELGDAPRRWLREAYELAGPFDSTYLRRRIRTLMRGRGVTVPRPRARRETFSPTELRIIQLICDGWTNRQIARRERMSEKTIEDHLVRLFARTGCRSRVQLATASLAGRLTAAGPARVST; translated from the coding sequence ATGGGCAGAGGCCGCCTGTGGGGACGGCAGGACGAACGCGCCGCCCTGGACCGGTCGCTGGCCGACGCGGCCGGGCGCGGCGCGCTGGTCGTCCTCCGCGGCGCCCGGGGCATGGGCAGGACCGCGCTGCTGGACGCCGTGGCGGACGCCTGGCGGGCCGCGGGCGTCCAGGTCCTGGCCACCCGGTTCGGCGATACCGCGGACCCGGCGGACCCGTTCGGCTACCAGGCAGTCGTACGGGCCGTCCGCGACCACGTCGAGCAGCTGGACGAGCCGCGCCTGACGGACGCGATCGGGGGGCTGGTCCGGCTGTGCGCCGGCCGGCCGTGGACCCGTCCGGAGCGTACGGTCTCGCTGGTCCTCGAACTGGCCGTTATGTTCGACTCGATCAGCGGCCCGGCCCCGGTCGCGCTGCTGGTCGACGACGCCGACGCGGTGGCGGAACCGGCGGCGGCCCTCGACGCGGCGCGCCGGCCGGGCTGCCTGGTGGTCGCCGCGGTCCGGGACACCGCTTCCACCGGCCGGGGCGCCGCCGCGATGACCCAGTTGGTCACCCTGGCCGACCTGGTGATCGACCTGCCTCCGCTGACCGGGAACCACCTGGACCGGCTGGTCGCCGAGCGGTACCCCGCCCCGCCGGACGAGGCCCTGCTGCCCGCGCTGTGCCAGGCCCTGGGCCCGCTGGCCGGGAACCCCGGCGCCGTACTCGCCACGCTGGCCGACCTGGAGGCGAGGGGCCGGCTGACGCCGGTGCACGGGCGGCTCTGCCTCGGTGCGCCGGACCGGCCGATCGCCCTGGCCTCGGACGGCCCGGCCGGCCCGCTCGAGGACCTGGGCGAGGACGCCGCGGCGGTGGCCGGCCTGATCGCGCTCGGCCCCGTCGGCCTGGATGAGCTGCCGCTGCTCGCGGCGGCCCGCGGGATGCGGCCCGCCGACTGCGGACGGCTCGTCGACACGCTGGTCGACCGCGGTGTGCTGGAGACGGACGCCGACGGCCACCTGCGGCACCGCTCCCCCGCGCTCGCCACGCTGCTGCGGGAGCGGGCGGACCCCGCCGTCGCCGCCGCGCTGCGCAGATCGCTGGCCGACGCGCTGCGCCGAAGGTTCGCCGCCGGGCTGCCGGTGGACCCGGCGGCGCTGGCCGATCGGGTCGCGGACGCCGGCCGGGCGCTGCCCCGCGACCTCGCGCTCGGGAGACTGCTGACCACCCTCGCCGCCCGCCCGGACGAGGACCCGGCACGGGCGGCGGCGTGGCTGCGGGCCGCCTGGTGGCACGCCGCCGACGCACGGCTCCGCGCCCGCCTCGCCGGCCCGCTGCTGCGGCTGCTGGTCCGCGCCGGGCACTACGAACTTCTCGGCGAGACGGTCGGCATGATCCTGGCCGACCACGGCGTGCCGTCGGCGCTGCGCGGGGAGCTGGCCGACGCGGCCATGCTCGCCGCCGTGCACACCGGCGAGCCGGTCCCCGCCCCGACCGTGCGGGCCCTCGCCACGGACGGCGGCGAACCGCCCGAGCCGCTGGCTTTCGCCGCCGCCTGGTCCGCCGGCCGGGAGCCGCGCCGGCCGGAGGCGGACGCCACCCGGGTGGTCCGGCCGCTGCGCACGGCCGGCGGTCCGGCGCCGGACCCCGCCGACGTGGCGGAGGTCTTCGAGCGGACCCTCGGCCCCCGCTACACCCCGCCGCCGGGCAGTGTGCCCGGCCTCTACCGGCGGATCGTGCGCGGCTACGCGCGCGGTGACCTCACCGCCGCGCTGTCCGCGGCACGGCGGCTGGAGGTGACCGGGACGGCGGACACCCCGGCACACCGGCACGGGCGGCTGCTGGCGGCCGAGATCTGCCGGACCCGCGGCGACGCCCGCCAGGCCCTTAGCTGGCTGGAGTCGGTGCCCGCCGACGGGGTCTGCCCGGCGCTGCGGGGCTGGGTGGAGTGCGGGGTGGTCGCGCTGCGGCACGAGGCCAGGGACCCGGAGCACCGTGCGGCCTTCGCGGCGGGCTGGCGGGTCTACGAACGCCTCGGGGACGGCGGCACCCGCCACGGCGTGGCCGGGCTGCTGCCGCGGCTGGCCCGGATGGCGGTCAGCGCGGGCGAGCACCGGCACGCCCGCGAACTGCTCGCCGACATCGAGCACCGCTGCGCCGGGGACCCCGACCCGCTGCTGGCCGAGGCCCGCCTGCTGACCCGGGCGGTGGTCGCCGGGGACGCCACCGCCGCCGAGGCGGGCGCCGAACTGGCCCGCCGCCGCGCCCACCAGCCCGCCCTGGTGACGGCCTGTCTGGTGGCGGGCGAGCTCGGCGACGCCCCCCGGAGGTGGCTGCGCGAGGCGTACGAGCTGGCCGGGCCGTTCGACTCGACGTATCTGCGCCGGCGCATCCGGACGCTGATGCGGGGCCGGGGCGTCACCGTCCCGCGTCCGCGCGCGCGGCGCGAGACGTTCTCCCCCACCGAGCTGCGGATCATCCAGCTGATCTGCGACGGCTGGACCAACCGGCAGATAGCCCGGCGGGAGCGGATGAGCGAGAAGACCATCGAGGACCACCTGGTCCGGCTGTTCGCGCGGACCGGCTGCCGCTCCCGGGTGCAGCTGGCGACGGCGAGCCTGGCCGGGCGGCTGACCGCCGCGGGCCCGGCCCGGGTCTCCACGTGA
- a CDS encoding NADPH-dependent FMN reductase codes for MDQGTTAYTVQRPVNVLGIGGSTRPGSTAELALRATLAAAERLGAKGTVIGGAELVMPLYDPAERDLSRPARRLLDAVAEADALVIASPAYHGSTSGLLKNALDHIEELRTHERPYLSGRAVGCLTVAQGWQSGVATLGALRTITHALRGWPTPLGVVVNTSATGFTEDGHCADPRVREQMETMARQVVEFARMSHR; via the coding sequence GTGGATCAGGGGACAACGGCGTACACGGTGCAGCGACCCGTCAACGTACTGGGCATCGGTGGCTCGACCCGGCCGGGTTCGACCGCCGAGCTGGCCCTGCGCGCCACGCTGGCCGCCGCGGAACGCCTCGGCGCGAAGGGCACGGTCATCGGCGGCGCCGAGCTGGTCATGCCGCTGTACGACCCGGCGGAACGGGACCTGTCCCGGCCTGCCAGGCGGCTGCTGGACGCGGTGGCCGAGGCCGACGCGCTGGTGATCGCCAGCCCCGCCTACCACGGCAGCACCTCGGGCCTGTTGAAGAACGCCCTGGATCACATCGAGGAGTTGCGCACCCACGAGCGCCCGTACCTCAGCGGCCGTGCCGTGGGGTGTCTGACGGTGGCCCAGGGCTGGCAGAGCGGCGTGGCCACGCTGGGCGCGTTGCGTACGATCACGCATGCGCTGCGGGGCTGGCCGACACCACTCGGAGTGGTGGTGAACACCTCGGCCACCGGGTTCACCGAGGACGGCCACTGCGCGGACCCCCGGGTGCGGGAGCAGATGGAGACCATGGCCCGGCAGGTGGTGGAGTTCGCCAGGATGTCCCACCGGTGA
- a CDS encoding acyl-CoA dehydrogenase family protein has product MSETTAERVPTREELIERAQGLIPLLRRNAEQTEKESRVPDESMTAMREAGLLRLSTPRKWGGWELPMRHQVEVLCELGRGCPSTGWIAANHAASVDLVMLMPEPGLQEIYGADPDAVMLSAASLDPKLRGDKVDGGVKVNGRFPYASGCEISDWAFLAWVPIYEDGKQTGVANLLAPPTDLRIERTWNVAGLLGTGTHAMVAEDVFVPDRFMQFAPLKEDGEPDSPVPATVLIKGNLHSLSSLVGAARGALDVVRDKLEEHKPLAFSTYSRAIDSLSVQQEFAEATHLIDTGMLHMLAVADGFDAVPEGEDATPEERARLRMHMVSSLERCREAMQRLLDLAGTSGFAQTHPVQRYWRDLEIGSRHTALNRPMIFEDYARSLLGTGAPVSLLF; this is encoded by the coding sequence ATGTCCGAGACGACCGCCGAGCGGGTCCCCACCCGTGAGGAGCTGATCGAACGGGCACAGGGTCTGATCCCTCTGCTGCGGCGCAACGCCGAGCAGACCGAGAAGGAGTCGAGGGTCCCGGACGAGAGCATGACCGCCATGCGCGAGGCGGGTCTGCTGCGGCTCAGCACGCCCCGGAAGTGGGGCGGCTGGGAGCTGCCGATGCGTCACCAGGTGGAGGTCCTGTGCGAGCTGGGCCGCGGATGTCCGTCCACCGGCTGGATCGCCGCCAACCACGCCGCCTCCGTCGACCTCGTGATGCTCATGCCCGAGCCCGGTCTGCAGGAGATATACGGCGCCGACCCGGACGCCGTCATGCTCTCGGCCGCCAGCCTCGACCCCAAGCTGCGGGGTGACAAGGTGGACGGCGGTGTGAAGGTCAACGGCCGCTTCCCCTACGCCTCGGGCTGCGAGATCTCGGACTGGGCGTTCCTCGCCTGGGTGCCCATCTACGAGGACGGCAAGCAGACGGGCGTGGCCAACCTGCTGGCTCCCCCCACCGACCTGCGCATCGAGCGCACCTGGAACGTGGCCGGCCTGCTGGGCACCGGCACCCACGCGATGGTGGCCGAGGATGTGTTCGTGCCGGACCGCTTCATGCAGTTCGCGCCGCTGAAGGAGGACGGCGAGCCCGACTCGCCGGTCCCCGCCACCGTCCTGATCAAGGGCAATCTGCACTCCCTGTCGTCCCTGGTGGGCGCCGCCCGCGGGGCGCTGGACGTGGTCCGGGACAAGTTGGAGGAGCACAAGCCCCTCGCCTTCTCCACCTACTCCCGGGCCATCGACTCGCTGTCCGTGCAGCAGGAGTTCGCCGAGGCCACCCACCTGATCGACACGGGCATGCTGCACATGCTCGCGGTGGCGGACGGGTTCGACGCGGTGCCCGAGGGCGAGGACGCGACCCCGGAGGAGCGGGCCCGGCTGCGCATGCACATGGTCAGCTCGCTGGAGCGCTGCCGCGAGGCGATGCAGCGCCTGCTGGACTTGGCGGGCACGAGCGGGTTCGCGCAGACCCACCCGGTGCAGCGGTACTGGCGGGACCTGGAGATCGGCAGTCGGCACACGGCGCTCAACCGGCCGATGATCTTCGAAGACTACGCCCGGTCGCTGCTCGGCACCGGCGCTCCGGTGTCGCTGCTGTTCTGA
- a CDS encoding aspartate aminotransferase family protein produces MEELAERYLGNALSAWGLDVEYDRAQGDTVYLPGPDGERTAVTDFVGGFGSLFFGHNHPELVAHAKALLDAGTPSHAQLSKRTEAQRVAAALDAIVRRELGATEPYEVVFANTGAEAVEAAMKHAELARVFRLNALAAEVAAHARDAEERARAGGVRLTPAAAQVAGPGGDVAALVAEAGRRNAEALGRAPEFFALDGGFHGKLVGSLQLTHNPTFRLPFQGLGARARFVPADRPEEALEYVGAEQPHLLDVVAEDGVVDVVRRPVPFVAAFVVEPIQGEGGIHELTPEQAKRIADVCRTLQCPLVVDEIQTGAGRTGAFFASAGIGLTGDYYTLAKSVGGGLAKTSMLLVRRSAYVKEFELLHSSTFAKDSFSCAITEKVLEMLERDDGAAYRQAAERGARLRAALEEVHAEFGDVVRGVRGRGLLLGFEFADQSASGSAVIRNYARGGFFGFAVSGFLLRKYRVRLMPTGSSPHTLRIQPSYAVDDAAIDRLAAGLREVCTVLRHQDALHLVHPLTGADTPLPRTDVRDFRSAAPAGEDAGAAATATRVAYVADLGTPEALRRFDPSLAELDDATLRSFVARSAPVRAMAPCPPSRYRAADGATVEVTVFPLLVEESAGDTAGTLAADVAGQVAAARAAGHTSVVVSPALRRLTGEDVPAEAVRAPEGLVLPAGFDLDGHPGLPPAAPAP; encoded by the coding sequence ATGGAAGAGCTGGCGGAACGCTATCTGGGAAACGCCCTGTCCGCGTGGGGCCTGGACGTGGAGTACGACCGCGCCCAGGGCGACACCGTGTACCTGCCCGGTCCCGACGGGGAACGGACCGCGGTCACCGACTTCGTGGGCGGCTTCGGCTCGCTGTTCTTCGGGCACAACCACCCGGAGCTGGTGGCCCACGCGAAGGCCCTGCTGGACGCGGGCACGCCGAGCCACGCGCAGCTGTCCAAGCGCACCGAGGCCCAGCGGGTCGCCGCGGCGCTCGACGCGATCGTCCGGCGGGAGCTCGGCGCCACGGAGCCGTACGAGGTCGTCTTCGCCAACACCGGTGCCGAGGCCGTCGAGGCGGCCATGAAACACGCCGAGCTGGCGCGGGTGTTCCGCTTGAACGCGCTGGCCGCCGAGGTGGCCGCGCACGCCCGCGACGCCGAGGAGCGGGCGCGGGCCGGCGGGGTCCGGCTCACGCCGGCCGCCGCCCAGGTGGCCGGGCCCGGCGGAGACGTGGCGGCGCTGGTGGCGGAGGCCGGGCGGCGCAACGCGGAGGCCCTGGGCCGGGCGCCGGAGTTCTTCGCGCTGGACGGCGGATTCCACGGCAAGCTCGTGGGCAGCCTCCAGCTCACCCACAACCCCACGTTCCGCCTGCCGTTCCAGGGGCTCGGTGCGCGCGCCCGCTTCGTCCCCGCCGACCGGCCCGAGGAGGCGCTGGAGTACGTCGGGGCCGAGCAGCCCCATCTGCTCGACGTCGTCGCCGAGGACGGGGTGGTGGACGTGGTGCGGCGGCCGGTGCCGTTCGTCGCCGCCTTCGTCGTCGAGCCCATCCAGGGCGAGGGCGGCATCCACGAGCTCACCCCCGAGCAGGCCAAGCGGATCGCCGACGTGTGCCGGACGCTCCAGTGCCCGCTGGTGGTCGACGAGATCCAGACCGGCGCCGGGCGCACGGGGGCCTTCTTCGCCAGCGCGGGCATCGGCCTGACCGGCGACTACTACACGCTGGCCAAGAGCGTCGGCGGCGGCCTGGCCAAGACGTCGATGCTGCTGGTGCGGCGGTCGGCGTACGTCAAGGAGTTCGAGCTGCTGCACAGCTCGACGTTCGCCAAGGACAGCTTCTCCTGCGCGATCACCGAGAAGGTGCTGGAGATGCTGGAGCGCGACGACGGGGCCGCCTACCGGCAGGCCGCCGAGCGGGGGGCGCGGCTGCGCGCCGCCCTGGAGGAGGTGCACGCCGAGTTCGGGGACGTGGTGCGCGGCGTGCGCGGGCGGGGTCTGCTGCTCGGGTTCGAGTTCGCCGACCAGTCGGCGTCCGGCTCCGCGGTGATCCGCAACTACGCGCGCGGCGGGTTCTTCGGCTTCGCCGTCTCCGGATTCCTGCTGCGCAAGTACCGGGTGCGGCTGATGCCGACGGGCAGTTCCCCGCACACGTTGCGGATCCAGCCGTCGTACGCCGTCGACGACGCCGCGATCGACCGGCTGGCGGCGGGCCTGCGGGAGGTGTGCACGGTGCTGCGGCACCAGGACGCGCTGCACTTGGTGCACCCGCTGACCGGTGCGGACACCCCGCTGCCGCGCACGGACGTACGGGACTTCCGGTCCGCGGCGCCGGCGGGCGAGGACGCCGGGGCGGCGGCCACGGCCACCCGGGTCGCGTACGTGGCCGACCTGGGCACGCCCGAGGCGCTGCGGCGTTTCGACCCCTCGCTCGCGGAGCTGGACGACGCCACGCTGCGGTCGTTCGTGGCCCGGTCGGCGCCGGTGCGCGCCATGGCCCCGTGCCCGCCGTCGCGGTACCGCGCGGCGGACGGTGCGACGGTGGAGGTGACCGTCTTCCCCCTGCTGGTCGAGGAATCGGCCGGCGACACGGCGGGCACCCTGGCGGCCGACGTGGCCGGGCAGGTCGCGGCAGCGCGGGCCGCCGGGCACACATCCGTCGTGGTGAGCCCCGCGCTGCGCCGGCTGACCGGAGAGGACGTCCCGGCGGAGGCGGTGCGCGCGCCCGAGGGGCTGGTGCTGCCCGCGGGCTTCGACCTCGACGGCCACCCCGGTCTGCCGCCCGCGGCGCCGGCGCCCTGA